The genomic DNA ATAACTACTTTAATCATTATAACCAAATAACCACTGTTTATTTTACATAGCTATTTAAGAGTTGCTTAATTCCTTCATTTgtcaaaacaaaacattattCTCCAATTGGAAGTCAAATGTTTTGCAGCGTAACACGTGAGCACAGACACCACATCAAATTGTCTTTAATTACTCTCAGGCACTTCAGCTTAGgttatttaaaaatattcatatatttaaataaatatgcaaatatttAGAAATAACACTGGAAGAAAAATGTATGTTGCTCATATTTCAGCCCCTTTGCACTCGAGCACACAAGCAGCAGGCGGATCATGTGGGCTGGGTCCAATACTAACATCATTAGATAAATAAAAGTGGCACAGAAAAGTAGACGCTCATTAACAATGAGGATGTAGGAAATGCAGGCTGTAAGACCGAGTCAGAAGATCTCACAGTAAAGAAAAGACGCTAAGAGAAGTTTGTAGCAACAACCGTCTGTGCAGGTGAGCAAGCAGAAGGGGGTATGACTTTAAGGTAGCTATTTGACCTGAAATTAGCAAGCTGGCGCGCTTGCAAAGACGTCTGAAGAATCCTGACTTGCTCAGTTCTACACGTGGTGCTGTGTAAATGAAAAGCAGCCAGAATTTGCACACAGCAGCACCTTCAAGACCACCAAAGGTTTTCTACACCACTCCAAATGCATATTCCTTCATTGCAATGTGTTGAGGCGAGAGACGCGTCCCGCAGTCCGCACGATCCCTCGTGTCTGTAGAGATATGTGCCCTCTGCCGGCCCGACACCAGACGAggacacaacctccagcaccttCATCATGCCATCACTACTCGAAGCATCATCTTCATTCATGTGATCAAAAGTAGACAACGAAAAAGGATCTGATGACAATGTTTCCAGGTGGGAGAAATGAGAGCGTTTTCAGTGGTCTTTTCAGCTTAACTGTGCATTTTTGTGCAATAGTTTTTGGTTTTTTTccattgtatttttgttttgtttttttttttttttaggacaaAGTTGTTTAGAGTTGTACCAGCCAAAACAACTAGGCTGATGAGATGTGCCATTGTAAAGGTCAAGAGTAGCGTGTGAGCTCAACGTCTCACAgaggcgggggtggggggtgggtgtgtgtgtggtttggggGTTGGGGGCGGAGCCCTCCGTGATCTGGGCCACTCACAGCACGCCGTACTCCTGCAGAGACTTGATGAGCACCGTGTCCTTGACGTCGCCGAACACGCTGCGGATGTTGTTGGTGTCGGTGGCACACGTGAAGTGTGAGTAAATGCTCTTGCTCTCCTTCCTGTCGAGGTTCACAGCCTGGCTCTTATACAGCTCGCGGATGAAGTCCTTGGCCGCGTCCGCGTCACGCCTCTTTCCTGCAGGTGGCGCCAAAACGAAAAGATAAAGGTCAGTACAGGAAACAGTGCTGTATGACTGAGCCCTGTGCTAACACACTAAACCACACCAACTGTGAAACCTGCAGGAGTCATTTTCAAAACGAGCCTTTCTATTTGGTTTACAGTTAATGGCTTAATTAGAGCTGATCAGTTCGAATGAGTACTTCAGTGCAATGATggggccaccaccaccaccaccaccaccctccacacatgcAGCCATCTTAGCTGGTGGAGTAGAGCCAAAGCCCTCCACCCAGCTCCAGGTTGAAATCTGGGCTGACGGCGATCCTGCCTCTTTCACCCATACAAAAAAGCTGAGCGTTTCATGGTTGCCATGGGCAACACAATGGAGGTAAATGAGAAGGTTGTGCGTTTGGAGATACAGAGATCTAAAGAGAAAGACGTAGGTTGAAAGCAAAGCGCTGTCTTTGCCAGGCAAATCGTGACCGATTTTGCACGCTTTGCCATCCGGCACGTTGTAATCGAAGCCGCCCGCATCGGCGTTCGTCGCACCTCTGAAGCTGGCGAAGTACGCCTGCAGGTCCGACGTCTTGATCTTCTCGGCCAAGATGTCCATCTtgttgaggaagaggatgatggAGGCATTGGTGAACCACGGGGAGTGGATGGTGGTGTAGAAGAGCGTGAGGCTCTCCTGCATGCGGTTCTGCAGGGGGCGGGCAgacgagaggggggggggggggggggggggcggggtcaaTCGTTCACCGCCAGGAAGTGAGAATGAAACAAAGACACTTATTAATGCAAATCAGGATGTCGGAGGAACTGAGATGCTTTGAGAGAAAGTTCTCATCAGGCTGGAGCACGCAGCAGAGGGGACACGAGAGACTGTATGAAGATGAGAGAGAAGTATGAAGATGTGAGGTGCACAAATTCCTCCCACTTACATCCTTGCTGTTCTCCTCCAGGACCTGGTCATACTCGCTGAGTGACGCCAGGTAGATTAGCGACGTTACGTTCTCAAAACAGTGGATCCACTTCCGCCTCTCAGACTTCTGCCCCCCCACGTCCACAATCCTACGGCAGCAAGGAGACAAATGTGGGTTTTAGATGGggacaaagagacagagactgaaagagacagacacacagagagacagacacagagagagacagacacacagagagacagacacagagagacagacacagagagacagacacagagagagacagacacagagagagacagacacagagagagacagacacagagagagacagacacagagagagacagacacagagagagacagacaggtagagagatTTTTCTAATATTCACTTGCCAGAAAAATCTACTCATAAAATGCAGACTAAATACTTTGGTGTTAAAAGAGCTTGCAGCCCACAGCCTGTCAAACCCCAACTCTGTTATCTATGccagagcaacacacacacacacacacacacacatacacacacacactacataagGCATCACAATGACGCTTTTCATGTTTGGAATTGTGTGCCACTCTGGCTtgtgttttttacatttatcGGCAGCTtttggagttgatttaagtAACAGCCCCTGCCTGATCATGTCATCCATTTAGCAGAGAGGAAATGGACCGGATATGGACAGAGGACATTAACGTCTCTGGGCACAACGGCATGTCCGAGAAATCCTAATGCTGGCATGAAAACTGATAATAAATCAAGCGTGACGAAAAAACGAGTCGGCGGCGTCTTGGTAATGTCATCAACCCATGAATCATTTTTGGACCCAGCTGTACCTGAGGGTGATCTTCTCCACCACAAAGGAGTAGTCGTTGATGCCCGTGGTCGGGAAGCGGACCCGCAACACGTCCTGGTCTGTGGGGATGTAGTCTGGAGCCGCTATCCGGTTCAGCTCAGTCATGAAGCTAGAAACGGATCATTGTCAGCAAGCTTAGTAACATTGCTGTAATCATGCAGTACTGTGCACAGGGTCATCAGACTGTATGTCGGGTCATTGTGTTACCCAAAACATTACATCTCAGAGGTATGCAAACAGAGGCAGTTGATTACATGGGGATGACATGGAAGTCGTATCCTCTGAAGATGTGTACACTGTGTTATGGTTTAGCCGGTTTCTCAACATTGCTGGTTTAGTTTCTGCCTTaattaaatgtttgtttgtgCTTCTTATCATGAAAGTGTACTGAGAACTGACTGAGTGAGTAGtaagagatggtgtgtgtgtgtgtgtgtgtgtgtgtgtgtgtgtgtgtgtgtgtgtgtgtggaggggaaggGCTTATGGTAAAAGCTAACAGTAAAAAAGGTTTCACTCCTTTACAGGAAATTTGATGATAATCCACAATGAGGGGTTTAATTAACAGAAATGTAAGTTTGCTTTTTAATCTCACCTACTAGCTTTAAAAATAAGCCAAGAATTCACTGCTAAGAACAAGTTATTAGCATTTACTGTGAAGGTAATTGAAAGTATCTGAACCGTGATATTCTTAAGATTGTGCAAACTTCATTTCAAACCTCAGATTTGTGGCTCCATCTGGTGGATGTATCTAGCTCTGCATTAACTGCATCACAAAGCATAACGTAATCCAGCGAAACCATGCGTGTATGTGTTAAAAAATGTATCACAACATTTTCCAATATTTCTCAATATTACCAATGATATCATATCTACACGCATAGATAAATGATCCCGTTGTGTAATTCATCCATGACTCATATGAATTTGGATGAAGCAGTAATACGGCAGTAACACGGCCGTGGACAGGACGTACTATTCTGTGGAGTCCAGGAGTTGGTACTCTCTGCGTCGACTGTAGCAGATCTTCAGACGATTGTCTGCCCAGAGGTGCTGGATGGCCTCCACGTAGCACTGTTCTAGCTGTTTCACCTGATGGATGTCTACGTCTTGAATCAACCGTGCATATTTCTGTGGATATtgagaaagtttt from Brachyhypopomus gauderio isolate BG-103 chromosome 12, BGAUD_0.2, whole genome shotgun sequence includes the following:
- the LOC143528681 gene encoding guanine nucleotide-binding protein subunit alpha-14-like — encoded protein: MGGCWRWCYRTCTCCLTDEERKSIAVDNEIKRILAEQKKRERREIKVLLLGTGESGKTTFIKQMRIIHGSGFSEDDRRAFAKLVFQNIFTAVQAMTTAMSTLKIPYTSKQNEKYARLIQDVDIHQVKQLEQCYVEAIQHLWADNRLKICYSRRREYQLLDSTEYFMTELNRIAAPDYIPTDQDVLRVRFPTTGINDYSFVVEKITLRIVDVGGQKSERRKWIHCFENVTSLIYLASLSEYDQVLEENSKDNRMQESLTLFYTTIHSPWFTNASIILFLNKMDILAEKIKTSDLQAYFASFRGKRRDADAAKDFIRELYKSQAVNLDRKESKSIYSHFTCATDTNNIRSVFGDVKDTVLIKSLQEYGVL